CTAACGCCTCGGCTTCAATCGCCCGCCCGAAACCAAACCATCAAGACCAACTCACCAAAAATATGGGACGGAATAGGGGTACACAAAGCAGTCAGAAGGGACCGGTACAGTTGCAGGCTATCACTCATATTTCCCAATCCTGAACCTCAAAGATTATAATACCACCGCAACCTTTTTTACAAGAGGCCAAAAACATAATGTGGCAATTTCGTTTGAGGGTTCCTCCAGGCTTTTTGGTTAAAGAATTTATTAACTATGCGTGGCATGATTGGCCTACGGTATCCCACGTTCTTAAGCTGCAATTGGCCCGAGAAACTTTTAACTGGCGGCATCCGTTTGGGGCAGATGGTTGGGGCGACACAGTGCAGCAGATCAGCCTGCGCCCGACCGATCTGTGCAATTTACGCTGTTGTACCTGCGGCCAGTGGGGCGAGAAGGGTTATCTGCGCGAACAACCGCTCAAAGATTTAAAGCAGCGCGAATTATCTCTTGAAATTTACAAAAAACTTGTGGACGAGGTCGTTGAGGCGGGCTGGTCGCCGATATGGTATATTTGGGGCGGCGAGCCAATGCTTTATCCCGACCTGTTTGACTTAATGCGCTATATCGCGGCTCGACACATGCCTCTCACCATGGTCACCAATGGGGTCAATGTGGTCAAGCATATTGATGAGATTATAGAAACTTGCCAGGGATTGTGGCTGAGTATTGACGGCCCCACCGCCAAAATTCATAACCAACAGCGGCCCGGCGTGTCGCCCAAAGATGACAATTTTAGCGACGTGATGGCCGCGCTCAAAACCATCAGCGCCGAAAAAAAACGGCAGGGCAGCCTTTATCCCTTTTTGGGGCCAATTACCACCATTAGCAAATACAACGTTAACCACCTGGCCGACATCTACCGGCTCGTTAGCCCCTACGCCGATGTCCACACCATTTACCTGGCCTGGTGGATAGATGAACCTGCCGCCCGGGAACACACGGCAGACTTTGAGCGTCGTTTTGGCTTTGCGCCCCATAGCCATTGGGGCTGGGTGGGCGACTGGAAAGATTTTGACCACAGCCTTATTTTTGACCAATTTGAAGAAATGTGGCGATTATCAAAAAAACACAATCGCTGCCCGGCCATTATGTTTCCCAACCTCATCTCGCCGGAGGCGGTGCGGCAATATTATCAAGACCACACGGCCACTTTTGGCTACAAACAGTGTTTCAATATTTATTCAACCATAGAAGTGGACAGCAACGGCAACGTTAGCCTGTGCCGTGACTACCGGGATTACGTGATCGGCAATATCAAAACTGACCCGATTACCAAGATTTGGCAAAGCGAGGCCGCTCGCCAATTCAGGCGTTCTATCAGCGAAGAAGGTTTAATGCCGGTCTGCCGTCGCTGCTGTGGGTTGATGGGATATTAGGGAAGTGGCCGGCTGATTTCAACAACCTGGCCGGTCTTGACGTTGACCCGGTATTTAATGCCACGCCAATTCATGGTGAGCAGGTTTTGTTTTACGCTCAAGGCGGTTTTTAACAAAACCCAGCCGGTAATCAACACCGCCGCGGGCGTGGCTAACCACCAGCGGAGCAGCCGATATTTTTGGTCGGTGGGAGGTACGCTGGCCGGATTAACGTAGTTACTCAAACTGATCAGCCAACTCTGCAACATCATCAACAACCAAAAGCTCACACTGCCAATTACAGCCGGTAAATTTTGTTGAACCAAACCATAAATAAGCACAAATGGCGAAGCAATGGCTAAAAAAATGTAGGGCCAAAACGCCATAATAAACAACCAATATAATCCATTAGCACAAATTTGCAGGTATTGGAATTGTCGCTCCAACCACTCCACCCCAACCTGAACCGATATGTCGCAGTAGCTCTTAACCGTGCAACTGGGCACATAGCGGCGTTGAATCCGGTAGCGGTGGAGGGCCTGCATCAAAACCATGTCGTCAACAATAGCGGTAGAGAGATATTCGTCCAGAGCATATTGTTTAATGATGGATTGGCGTAAGGCCATGCTACCGCCCCAGAGCGCATAAAACCGGTCGTCGGACCGGAAAATATCCAGCGCAGCAGCGACCATCCCGGCCAGGTAGTCACCCCATTGAAAATGGGCTTTAACAGGC
This is a stretch of genomic DNA from Anaerolineae bacterium. It encodes these proteins:
- a CDS encoding radical SAM protein — translated: MWQFRLRVPPGFLVKEFINYAWHDWPTVSHVLKLQLARETFNWRHPFGADGWGDTVQQISLRPTDLCNLRCCTCGQWGEKGYLREQPLKDLKQRELSLEIYKKLVDEVVEAGWSPIWYIWGGEPMLYPDLFDLMRYIAARHMPLTMVTNGVNVVKHIDEIIETCQGLWLSIDGPTAKIHNQQRPGVSPKDDNFSDVMAALKTISAEKKRQGSLYPFLGPITTISKYNVNHLADIYRLVSPYADVHTIYLAWWIDEPAAREHTADFERRFGFAPHSHWGWVGDWKDFDHSLIFDQFEEMWRLSKKHNRCPAIMFPNLISPEAVRQYYQDHTATFGYKQCFNIYSTIEVDSNGNVSLCRDYRDYVIGNIKTDPITKIWQSEAARQFRRSISEEGLMPVCRRCCGLMGY
- a CDS encoding glycosyltransferase family 2 protein, with protein sequence MLLFYAAILFYATLAVGLVTVHLIRQRWTPPYPPTGQFSVAVITPCKGHTDPYFEDNLHRIIQQDYGGPARFIFVVEDECDPALPFLRALARQFEQVQLCIAGPATQCAQKVFNILQGMKGVNADIFLFADADINPHSTWLQEMVAPFQDPNIGAVTGSYRRVPVKAHFQWGDYLAGMVAAALDIFRSDDRFYALWGGSMALRQSIIKQYALDEYLSTAIVDDMVLMQALHRYRIQRRYVPSCTVKSYCDISVQVGVEWLERQFQYLQICANGLYWLFIMAFWPYIFLAIASPFVLIYGLVQQNLPAVIGSVSFWLLMMLQSWLISLSNYVNPASVPPTDQKYRLLRWWLATPAAVLITGWVLLKTALSVKQNLLTMNWRGIKYRVNVKTGQVVEISRPLP